The Pseudofrankia inefficax genome window below encodes:
- a CDS encoding DUF4244 domain-containing protein encodes MSLLPTVVSLAAMVAGCAVLAHGLARRPAEDRHATPGRPGQLRREDRPGDAGMSTAEYAVGTVAAVAFAGVLYAVVSSSATHDLIMSVVRRALTLPF; translated from the coding sequence ATGTCCCTGCTGCCCACAGTCGTCTCACTGGCCGCGATGGTGGCGGGCTGCGCCGTCCTGGCCCACGGCCTGGCGCGGCGCCCAGCCGAGGACCGGCACGCCACGCCGGGCCGGCCCGGTCAGCTCCGCCGGGAGGACCGGCCCGGCGACGCCGGCATGTCGACGGCCGAGTACGCCGTCGGCACGGTCGCCGCGGTGGCGTTCGCGGGAGTGCTCTACGCGGTCGTCAGCAGTTCGGCGACCCACGACCTGATCATGTCGGTGGTCCGCCGCGCGCTGACGCTCCCCTTCTGA
- a CDS encoding sodium-translocating pyrophosphatase, producing MPPIQAAESPAGTGIDLTGGQLGLVAGVALIAALALLVAGYLVREVLAASQGGPKMIEVGKAVQEGAAAYLSRQFKTLAAFVVVIPFVLLALPADDLGARIGRSAFFVVGAVFSALVGFVGMSLATRANTRTAAAANERGEKAALRLAFRTGGVVGMFTVGLGLLGAAVVVLIFKHTAPQVLEGFGFGAALLAMFMRVGGGIFTKAADVGADLVGKVEKGIPEDDPRNAATIADNVGDNVGDCAGMAADLFESYAVTLVAALILGIKAFGSHGLVFPLLIPAIGVITAVIGIFAVAPRSGDRDGMAAINRGFFISAVISAIGVVVVALVYLPGSFKGFHDLAGGVPKGDPRVIAISACLIGIVLAAAIQLLTGYFTETKRKPVRSVVDASTTGPATNILAGIGVGLESAVYSAVLISAAVFGAYLLGSGSITVALFAVAMAGTGLLTTVGVIISMDTFGPVSDNAQGIAEMSGEVTEEGATILTSLDAVGNTTKAITKGIAIATAVFAATALFGSFTDTITEALAKAGVNPSTTRGTIGGLNVAYPDALVGLILGAAVVFLFSGLAINAVGRAAGRVVWEVRKQFQDHPGIMEGTEKPDYGAVVDICTRDSLRELVTPGTLAVMAPIAVGFGLGYPPLGCYLAGAIAGGVLMAVFLANSGGAWDNAKKLVEDGMHGGKGSDVHAATVIGDTVGDPFKDTAGPAINPLIKVMNLVSLLIAPTVVKFSVGQDKNTWLRVLIAIVALAVIATVITISKRRGSALDAVPGDSGTAVSSNVVVATAAGQPATAPDQVNV from the coding sequence ATGCCCCCGATCCAGGCCGCGGAGTCACCCGCGGGCACTGGGATCGACCTTACTGGCGGGCAACTGGGATTGGTCGCCGGTGTGGCGCTCATCGCAGCGTTGGCCCTGCTGGTGGCCGGTTATCTGGTCCGCGAAGTGCTCGCGGCGAGCCAGGGCGGCCCCAAGATGATCGAGGTAGGAAAGGCCGTCCAGGAGGGTGCCGCGGCCTACCTCAGTCGACAGTTCAAAACCCTGGCCGCGTTCGTCGTCGTCATCCCGTTCGTGTTGCTGGCCCTGCCGGCCGACGACCTGGGCGCCCGGATCGGACGGTCGGCGTTCTTCGTCGTGGGTGCGGTGTTCTCCGCGCTCGTCGGCTTCGTCGGCATGTCGCTGGCGACCAGGGCGAACACCAGGACCGCGGCGGCCGCCAACGAGCGCGGTGAGAAGGCCGCGCTTCGGCTGGCCTTCCGCACCGGCGGCGTCGTCGGCATGTTCACCGTCGGCCTCGGCCTGCTCGGTGCCGCGGTGGTGGTGCTGATCTTCAAGCACACCGCGCCGCAGGTACTGGAGGGATTCGGCTTCGGCGCCGCGCTGCTCGCGATGTTCATGCGGGTCGGCGGCGGCATCTTCACCAAGGCCGCGGACGTCGGCGCCGACCTGGTCGGCAAGGTGGAGAAGGGCATCCCCGAGGACGACCCCCGTAACGCGGCGACGATCGCGGACAACGTCGGGGACAACGTCGGCGACTGCGCCGGCATGGCGGCCGACCTCTTCGAGTCGTACGCGGTCACCCTGGTGGCCGCGCTCATTCTCGGGATCAAGGCCTTCGGCTCGCACGGGCTGGTGTTCCCGCTGCTGATCCCGGCGATCGGCGTCATCACCGCCGTCATCGGGATCTTCGCGGTGGCCCCGCGGTCGGGTGACCGGGACGGGATGGCCGCGATCAACCGCGGGTTCTTCATCTCGGCCGTCATCTCCGCGATCGGCGTCGTGGTGGTCGCGCTCGTCTACCTGCCGGGCAGCTTCAAGGGCTTCCACGACCTGGCCGGCGGCGTCCCGAAGGGTGACCCGCGGGTCATCGCCATCAGCGCCTGCCTCATCGGAATCGTGCTGGCGGCGGCGATCCAGCTGCTCACCGGCTATTTCACCGAGACGAAGCGCAAGCCGGTCCGCAGCGTGGTGGACGCCTCCACCACCGGCCCCGCCACCAACATCCTGGCTGGCATCGGGGTTGGCCTGGAATCGGCGGTCTACTCGGCGGTCCTGATCAGCGCGGCGGTGTTCGGCGCCTACCTGCTCGGCTCCGGGAGCATCACCGTCGCGCTGTTCGCTGTCGCGATGGCCGGAACCGGCCTGCTGACCACCGTCGGCGTCATCATCTCGATGGACACCTTCGGGCCGGTGAGCGACAACGCGCAGGGCATCGCCGAGATGTCCGGCGAGGTCACCGAGGAGGGGGCAACGATCCTCACCTCGCTCGACGCGGTCGGCAACACCACGAAGGCCATCACCAAGGGCATCGCGATCGCCACCGCGGTGTTCGCCGCGACGGCGCTGTTCGGGTCGTTCACCGACACCATCACCGAGGCTCTCGCCAAGGCGGGCGTCAACCCGAGCACCACCCGCGGCACCATCGGCGGCCTGAACGTCGCCTACCCGGACGCGCTGGTCGGCCTGATCCTCGGCGCCGCCGTCGTGTTCCTGTTCTCCGGCCTCGCGATCAACGCCGTCGGCCGGGCCGCCGGGCGGGTCGTCTGGGAGGTGCGCAAGCAGTTCCAGGACCACCCGGGGATCATGGAGGGCACCGAGAAGCCCGACTACGGCGCGGTCGTCGACATCTGCACCCGTGACTCGCTGCGGGAGCTGGTGACACCCGGCACGCTCGCCGTGATGGCACCGATCGCGGTCGGCTTCGGTCTCGGCTACCCGCCCCTGGGCTGCTACCTCGCCGGCGCGATCGCCGGTGGTGTGCTCATGGCCGTCTTCCTCGCGAACTCGGGCGGTGCCTGGGACAACGCCAAGAAGCTGGTCGAGGACGGCATGCACGGCGGGAAGGGCTCCGACGTCCACGCCGCCACGGTCATCGGCGACACCGTCGGGGACCCGTTCAAGGACACGGCCGGCCCGGCGATCAACCCGTTGATCAAGGTGATGAACCTGGTCAGCCTGCTGATCGCGCCAACTGTGGTCAAGTTCTCCGTCGGCCAGGACAAGAACACCTGGCTGCGGGTTCTCATCGCGATCGTGGCGCTCGCCGTGATCGCGACGGTGATCACGATCTCGAAGCGGCGCGGCTCGGCGCTCGACGCCGTTCCGGGAGACAGCGGGACCGCGGTCTCGTCGAACGTCGTCGTGGCGACGGCGGCTGGCCAGCCGGCGACCGCCCCCGACCAGGTGAACGTCTGA
- a CDS encoding Rv3654c family TadE-like protein, with protein sequence MSAGTRPERRRRARSAPPGQWSAPQANRNGDRGSATVLLLGWLLVVATVGGILLAVGAVTLARRQAATGADLAALAGAMDRTGDPAAVCAQARTFAARNGTDLIACRVGGGTVEVVAAARLPPALGGFGPLAATARAGPWIGAAQRPTTGPG encoded by the coding sequence ATGAGCGCGGGGACCAGGCCAGAACGACGGCGACGGGCACGGTCCGCGCCCCCGGGTCAATGGTCTGCGCCGCAGGCGAACCGGAACGGGGATCGTGGCTCCGCGACAGTCCTGCTGCTGGGCTGGCTGCTCGTCGTCGCGACGGTGGGAGGAATTCTGCTCGCCGTCGGAGCGGTGACGCTGGCCCGGCGGCAGGCGGCCACCGGCGCGGACCTCGCGGCGCTGGCCGGGGCGATGGACCGAACGGGAGACCCGGCGGCCGTCTGTGCCCAGGCCCGGACGTTCGCGGCACGCAACGGCACGGATCTGATCGCCTGCCGGGTGGGCGGCGGCACGGTTGAGGTCGTGGCGGCGGCGCGGCTGCCGCCCGCGCTAGGCGGGTTCGGCCCGCTCGCGGCGACCGCGCGGGCGGGGCCCTGGATCGGCGCGGCCCAACGGCCCACGACCGGACCGGGCTAA
- a CDS encoding ATP-binding protein: MSTVDTSTVDPPALGTSTVELRIAALPGHVRTARMIATAVARRSLVPTDALDEIRFAVGEACLRAVNVNRLRAPEDLVVVRMTSADGVFTVSVADSGEPGDDAAPGPDGGPLGLPALFGVAGYGTETAGGGPGAEYLPGDADSAGAGSALPPGIGLALIEGLVDDVEVRRRPDGVGTVVTMTWDTTSLVDGGLASAL; this comes from the coding sequence ATGTCCACCGTCGACACATCCACCGTCGACCCACCCGCTCTCGGCACGTCCACCGTGGAGCTGCGCATCGCCGCCCTGCCAGGACATGTCCGCACCGCCCGCATGATCGCGACGGCGGTCGCCCGGCGGTCCCTGGTGCCGACGGACGCGCTCGACGAGATCAGGTTCGCGGTAGGCGAGGCCTGCCTGCGGGCCGTGAACGTGAACCGCCTTCGCGCCCCCGAGGACCTGGTCGTCGTGAGGATGACCAGCGCCGACGGCGTCTTCACCGTCTCGGTCGCCGACTCCGGCGAGCCGGGCGACGACGCGGCTCCTGGCCCCGACGGCGGGCCGCTCGGCCTGCCCGCCCTGTTCGGCGTGGCCGGCTACGGCACGGAGACCGCCGGAGGCGGCCCTGGTGCCGAGTACCTGCCCGGTGACGCGGACTCCGCGGGCGCCGGGTCGGCGCTGCCGCCCGGCATCGGGCTGGCCCTCATCGAGGGGCTCGTCGACGACGTCGAGGTCCGACGCCGCCCGGACGGCGTCGGCACCGTCGTCACGATGACCTGGGACACCACGTCCCTGGTCGACGGAGGCCTGGCGTCCGCCCTCTGA
- the topA gene encoding type I DNA topoisomerase — MPPRAKTTARTPSRSSTPLAEPLDLDAEIVDLAEQVDDAEPSSGTTRGGGRRRAPAGTGNRLVIVESPAKAKTIAGYLGPGWQVESSIGHIRDLPRSAADVPAAHKGKPWARLGVDVDNGFAPLYIVTPDKRPQVSKLKELVKDASELYLATDEDREGEAIAWHLLQTLKPTVPVKRMVFHEITPQAIRRAVDSPREIDENLVNAQETRRILDRLYGYEVSPVLWKKVMPRLSAGRVQSVATRILVERERARMRFRSADYWNIEGRFVATVGHDGKAPDTTPLPANLVALDGRRLATGRDFDATGNLTSAEVVRLDEAAARGLAERLAATAFAVRSVETKPYKRSPYPPFMTSTLQQEAGRKLRFSSQRTMQIAQKLYENGYITYMRTDSTNLSETALAAAREQARQLYGSEYVPDKPRVYTKKVKNAQEAHEAIRPSGDTFRTPGEVRRELDADGFRLYELIWQRTVASQMADARGTSATVRLGGKSSTNEDAEFAATGKVITFPGFLRAYVEGADDPDAELEDRETRLPDVRQGDPLATRDLTPRGHSTSPPPRFTEASLVKTLEELGIGRPSTYASIIGTIQDRGYVWKKGSALIPSFVAFAVVGLLEDHFGRLVDYRFTATMEDDLDAIASGSSGSTDWLTRFYFGDDAAAPVASSAANGKSATPDPGLKHLVSERLGEIDAREVNSIPLGAAEDGVPVVVRVGRYGPYVQHGEGRASVPEDLPPDELTIPKALELLDAPSGDRVLGTDPDNGATITAKAGRYGPYVTTDTEPPRTASLLSTMSLETLTLDDARKLLTLPRVLGAGEDGEEITAQNGRYGPYVKHGTQSRSLANEEQLFTVTLQEALDLLAQPKTRGRRSAAEIPPLRELGADPATGKPMVLKEGRFGPYVTDGETNASLRKGDEIDTLTIERAAELLADRRARGPATPRRANARAGSKAPAKAGSTAKAKSSARASSAAKATAKTTTKTGTRATKRSASGADGAGEG, encoded by the coding sequence GTGCCACCGCGCGCGAAGACGACGGCCCGGACCCCGTCCCGGTCGTCCACACCGCTAGCCGAACCGCTCGACCTCGACGCCGAGATCGTCGACCTGGCCGAGCAGGTCGACGACGCCGAGCCGTCGTCCGGTACCACCCGCGGCGGCGGGCGCAGGCGGGCACCGGCGGGCACCGGCAACCGACTGGTGATCGTCGAGTCGCCCGCGAAGGCGAAGACGATCGCGGGCTACCTCGGGCCGGGCTGGCAGGTCGAGTCGAGCATCGGCCACATCCGCGACCTGCCGCGCAGCGCCGCGGACGTGCCGGCCGCGCACAAGGGCAAGCCGTGGGCCCGGCTCGGGGTGGACGTGGACAACGGCTTCGCGCCGCTCTACATCGTCACCCCGGACAAGCGCCCGCAGGTGTCCAAGCTCAAGGAGCTGGTCAAGGACGCGAGCGAGCTCTACCTCGCGACAGACGAGGACCGCGAGGGCGAGGCGATCGCCTGGCACCTGCTGCAGACGCTCAAGCCGACGGTCCCGGTCAAGCGGATGGTCTTCCACGAGATCACCCCGCAGGCGATCCGGCGCGCGGTCGACAGCCCGCGCGAGATCGACGAGAACCTCGTCAACGCCCAGGAGACCCGGCGCATCCTGGACCGGCTCTACGGCTACGAGGTCTCCCCCGTGCTGTGGAAGAAGGTCATGCCGCGCCTTTCGGCCGGCCGGGTGCAAAGCGTCGCGACGCGCATCCTGGTCGAGCGCGAGCGGGCCAGGATGCGGTTCCGCTCCGCTGACTACTGGAACATCGAGGGCCGGTTCGTCGCCACCGTCGGCCACGACGGCAAGGCACCCGACACGACGCCGCTGCCGGCGAACCTGGTGGCCCTCGACGGCCGTCGGCTGGCGACCGGCCGCGACTTCGACGCCACCGGCAACCTGACCTCGGCCGAGGTCGTCCGGCTCGACGAGGCCGCGGCCCGGGGCCTCGCCGAACGGCTGGCCGCCACCGCGTTCGCGGTCCGCTCGGTCGAGACCAAGCCGTACAAGCGCTCGCCGTACCCGCCCTTCATGACCTCCACGCTGCAGCAGGAGGCGGGCCGCAAGCTGCGGTTCTCCAGCCAGCGCACGATGCAGATCGCGCAGAAGCTGTACGAGAACGGCTACATCACCTACATGCGAACCGACTCGACGAACCTGTCCGAGACGGCGCTGGCGGCGGCCCGCGAGCAGGCCCGGCAGCTCTACGGGTCGGAGTACGTGCCGGACAAGCCCCGGGTCTACACGAAGAAGGTCAAGAACGCCCAGGAGGCGCACGAGGCGATCCGCCCCTCCGGCGACACGTTCCGCACCCCGGGCGAGGTCCGCCGCGAGCTCGACGCCGACGGCTTCCGCCTCTACGAGCTGATCTGGCAGCGCACGGTCGCCAGCCAGATGGCCGACGCCCGCGGCACCAGCGCGACCGTCCGGCTCGGCGGCAAGTCCAGCACGAACGAGGACGCCGAGTTCGCCGCGACCGGCAAGGTCATCACCTTCCCCGGCTTCCTGCGGGCCTACGTCGAGGGCGCCGACGACCCGGACGCGGAGCTCGAGGACCGCGAGACCCGGCTGCCCGACGTCCGCCAGGGCGACCCGCTGGCCACCCGCGACCTCACCCCACGCGGCCACTCGACCAGCCCGCCGCCCCGGTTCACCGAGGCGAGCCTGGTCAAGACGCTGGAGGAGCTGGGCATCGGCCGCCCGTCGACCTACGCGTCGATCATCGGCACGATCCAGGACCGCGGCTACGTCTGGAAGAAGGGCTCAGCGCTCATCCCCAGCTTCGTCGCGTTCGCCGTCGTCGGGCTGTTGGAGGACCACTTCGGCCGGCTGGTCGACTACCGGTTCACCGCGACGATGGAGGACGACCTCGACGCCATCGCGTCCGGTTCGTCCGGATCGACCGACTGGCTCACCCGGTTCTACTTCGGCGATGACGCCGCCGCCCCGGTGGCGTCATCGGCCGCGAACGGCAAGAGCGCCACCCCCGACCCGGGCCTGAAGCACCTCGTCAGCGAGCGGCTCGGCGAGATCGACGCCCGTGAGGTCAACTCGATCCCGCTCGGCGCCGCCGAGGACGGGGTTCCGGTCGTCGTCCGGGTCGGCCGGTACGGCCCCTACGTCCAGCACGGCGAGGGCCGGGCCAGCGTGCCCGAGGACCTGCCACCGGACGAGCTGACGATCCCGAAGGCGCTGGAGCTGCTCGACGCGCCGTCGGGCGACCGGGTGCTCGGCACCGACCCTGACAACGGCGCCACGATCACCGCCAAGGCGGGCCGCTACGGCCCCTACGTCACCACCGACACCGAGCCGCCGCGCACCGCGAGCCTGCTGTCGACCATGTCGCTGGAGACGCTGACCCTCGACGACGCCCGCAAGCTGCTCACCCTGCCCCGGGTGCTCGGCGCCGGCGAGGACGGTGAGGAGATCACCGCCCAGAACGGCCGCTACGGCCCCTACGTCAAGCACGGGACTCAGAGCCGCTCGCTGGCGAACGAGGAGCAGCTGTTCACGGTGACGCTCCAGGAGGCGCTTGACCTGCTGGCCCAGCCGAAGACGCGGGGCCGGCGCAGCGCGGCCGAGATCCCGCCGCTGCGCGAGCTCGGCGCGGACCCGGCGACCGGTAAGCCGATGGTGCTCAAGGAGGGCCGGTTCGGCCCGTACGTCACCGACGGCGAGACCAACGCCAGCCTGCGCAAGGGCGACGAGATCGACACCCTGACGATCGAGCGCGCCGCCGAGCTGCTCGCCGACCGGCGGGCCCGGGGCCCGGCGACCCCGCGCCGCGCCAACGCTCGGGCCGGCTCCAAGGCGCCGGCGAAGGCTGGGAGCACCGCCAAGGCGAAGTCCTCGGCACGCGCGTCGTCCGCCGCCAAGGCCACGGCGAAGACGACCACGAAGACCGGCACGCGCGCGACGAAGCGGTCCGCGTCCGGCGCTGACGGCGCCGGCGAGGGTTGA
- a CDS encoding TadE family type IV pilus minor pilin → MYRSRSTFATPAARGLGSSVVTPPDPRRPPAARPGEQAAHERGQSDPAAPARHRGNRRPDRGQATAELALGLPTLGAIIIVALWLLAAVGAQARVDEAARIGARAAARGEADGQVAAWVRDAAPAGATVKISRQDDRVAVTVHYRLAAAGPLVTPVALTATATAPSEQAITDAASADVATPAEVDATPLPPDGENRR, encoded by the coding sequence ATGTACCGGTCCCGGAGCACATTCGCGACGCCGGCCGCTCGCGGTCTCGGCTCCTCTGTCGTCACGCCACCCGACCCGCGACGACCGCCAGCGGCGAGGCCCGGTGAGCAGGCGGCCCATGAGCGCGGTCAGTCGGACCCGGCTGCGCCGGCGCGCCACCGAGGGAACCGCCGGCCCGACCGGGGTCAGGCCACCGCGGAGCTCGCCCTCGGTCTGCCGACCCTGGGCGCGATCATCATCGTGGCCTTGTGGCTGCTCGCGGCCGTCGGGGCGCAGGCACGCGTGGACGAGGCAGCAAGGATCGGTGCGCGGGCCGCAGCCCGCGGCGAGGCCGACGGGCAGGTCGCCGCGTGGGTCCGTGACGCGGCGCCGGCCGGCGCGACGGTGAAGATCAGCCGCCAGGACGACCGGGTCGCGGTCACGGTGCACTATCGGCTCGCCGCGGCCGGCCCACTGGTGACGCCCGTCGCGCTCACCGCCACGGCGACGGCCCCGTCCGAACAGGCGATCACCGACGCGGCATCGGCGGACGTCGCTACTCCGGCCGAGGTCGACGCGACGCCACTCCCGCCGGACGGCGAGAACAGACGATGA
- a CDS encoding DEAD/DEAH box helicase: MPPCPDRGRTILTRVIPTVGTDRGSEILSRLRADRRRDRCVTHVERVPARLGSPVDWPDWVDPLLLGRLRAAGVTAPWSHQAAAATTAHAGRSVVLATGTASGKSLGYLLPVLSALLADPGARALYLAPTKALAHDQLRAIRALTLTAVRAASYDGDTPAAEREWVRAHANFVLTNPDMLHRGILPGHRRFGPFLRGLRFVVVDECHGYRGVFGAHVAQVLRRLRRVCARYGADPVFVLASATVADPGVAAGRLTGVDVDVVDEDGSPRGATDFVLYEPPLFLTAPRDQPGTAAAGISRQRTPQGGGGPGDGAGLETRGGLGAAGGPSAEQGPNAGQGPSAGAGPGSVAGPGGSQGVGAGENGAPVRRSATAEAADLMADLVVDGVRTLVFVRSRRAAEVVANSARRALGLVAPELGEQIAAYRAGYLAEERRELEARLRSGDLLGVAATSALELGVDISGLDATVIAGYPGTLASLWQQAGRAGRAGQGALAVLVARDDPLDTYLVHHPEAVFGRPVEATVFDPDNPYVLGPQLECAAAELPVTEADLALFGPSARAVLDDLVRRGRLRRRPNGWYWTQRSRPDVDIRGVGGTPVRIVEADTGRLLGTVDAATSHSTVHAGAVYLHQGVSFVVDELDLDESVAFVVRAAPDWTTTARDHTDIRIVESSRSRPVDDDLTVFFGTVEVTSQVVGYQRRLITTGEVLGDVPLDLPPRHLRTRGVWYTVSDRLLEQAAIEPADVPGAVHAAEHAAIGLLPLFATCDRWDIGGVSTALHPDTGQTTIFVYDGHPGGAGFAERGYGRFEPWLTATRDAVVACECPAGCPSCVQSPKCGNGNDPLDKAAAVRLLDSVLERIRSA, translated from the coding sequence ATGCCGCCCTGTCCTGACCGGGGGCGCACTATCCTGACTCGGGTGATTCCGACGGTGGGGACCGACCGGGGCTCCGAGATCCTTTCCCGGCTGCGGGCGGACCGTCGGCGCGACCGCTGCGTCACCCACGTCGAGCGGGTCCCGGCCCGCCTGGGGTCCCCGGTCGACTGGCCGGACTGGGTGGACCCGCTGCTGCTGGGCCGGCTGCGGGCCGCGGGCGTGACGGCGCCGTGGAGCCACCAGGCGGCGGCGGCGACAACCGCGCACGCCGGCCGCAGCGTCGTGCTGGCCACCGGGACGGCGTCGGGAAAGTCGCTCGGCTATCTGCTTCCGGTGCTCAGCGCGCTGCTCGCGGATCCCGGCGCGCGGGCGCTGTACCTGGCGCCGACCAAGGCCCTCGCGCACGACCAGCTGCGGGCGATCCGGGCGCTGACCCTGACCGCGGTCCGGGCCGCGAGCTACGACGGCGACACGCCCGCCGCCGAACGCGAGTGGGTGCGTGCGCACGCCAACTTCGTGCTGACGAACCCGGACATGCTGCATCGGGGGATCCTGCCGGGACACCGTCGGTTCGGCCCGTTCCTGCGGGGCCTGCGCTTCGTCGTCGTCGACGAGTGCCACGGCTATCGCGGGGTGTTCGGCGCGCACGTCGCCCAGGTACTGCGCCGGCTGCGCCGGGTCTGCGCCCGCTATGGGGCGGACCCGGTCTTCGTGCTGGCCTCGGCGACGGTCGCCGACCCGGGCGTCGCGGCCGGCCGCCTGACCGGGGTCGACGTGGACGTGGTCGACGAGGACGGCTCGCCGCGTGGCGCCACGGACTTCGTCCTCTACGAGCCGCCCCTGTTCCTCACCGCGCCTCGGGACCAGCCGGGCACTGCCGCGGCCGGGATCAGCCGTCAGCGGACGCCACAGGGCGGTGGGGGGCCGGGCGACGGTGCGGGCCTTGAGACCCGTGGGGGCCTGGGTGCCGCTGGGGGACCAAGTGCCGAGCAGGGGCCAAATGCCGGCCAGGGGCCAAGTGCCGGAGCAGGGCCGGGTTCCGTGGCGGGGCCAGGTGGGAGCCAGGGGGTGGGTGCGGGGGAGAACGGGGCGCCCGTGCGGCGATCGGCGACGGCCGAGGCGGCGGACCTGATGGCGGACCTGGTCGTCGACGGGGTGCGCACGCTGGTCTTCGTCCGGTCCCGTCGGGCCGCCGAGGTGGTCGCCAACTCGGCGCGCCGGGCGCTCGGCCTGGTGGCCCCCGAGCTCGGCGAGCAGATCGCCGCTTACCGGGCCGGCTACCTGGCCGAGGAGCGGCGCGAGCTGGAGGCGCGGCTGCGCTCCGGCGACCTGCTCGGCGTCGCCGCGACGTCCGCGCTCGAGCTCGGCGTCGACATCAGCGGGCTGGACGCGACAGTGATCGCCGGCTACCCGGGCACGCTGGCCTCGCTGTGGCAGCAGGCCGGGCGGGCCGGGCGGGCGGGCCAGGGCGCGCTGGCGGTGCTGGTCGCGAGGGACGACCCGCTGGACACCTACCTGGTGCACCACCCGGAGGCGGTGTTCGGCCGGCCGGTCGAGGCGACGGTGTTCGACCCGGACAACCCCTACGTCCTCGGCCCCCAGCTGGAATGTGCCGCCGCGGAGCTGCCCGTCACCGAGGCCGACCTGGCCCTGTTCGGCCCGTCGGCCAGGGCGGTGCTCGACGATCTGGTCCGCCGCGGCAGGCTGCGTCGGCGCCCGAACGGCTGGTACTGGACGCAGCGGTCGCGCCCGGACGTCGACATCCGGGGCGTCGGCGGCACGCCGGTGCGGATTGTCGAGGCCGACACGGGCCGTCTGCTCGGCACCGTCGACGCGGCCACCTCCCACTCCACCGTTCATGCCGGCGCGGTCTACCTGCACCAGGGCGTGAGCTTCGTCGTCGACGAGTTGGACCTGGACGAATCGGTCGCGTTCGTCGTCCGCGCCGCGCCGGACTGGACCACGACCGCCCGCGATCACACCGACATCCGCATCGTCGAGTCCAGCCGTTCCAGGCCGGTCGACGACGACCTGACGGTGTTCTTCGGCACCGTCGAGGTGACCAGCCAGGTCGTCGGCTACCAGCGACGGCTGATCACGACCGGCGAGGTTCTCGGCGACGTGCCGCTCGACCTGCCGCCGCGCCACCTGCGCACGCGCGGCGTCTGGTATACGGTCTCGGACCGGCTGCTGGAGCAGGCGGCGATCGAGCCGGCGGACGTGCCCGGCGCGGTCCATGCCGCGGAACACGCCGCGATCGGCCTGCTCCCGCTGTTCGCCACCTGTGACCGGTGGGACATCGGCGGCGTCTCGACCGCGCTGCATCCGGACACCGGCCAGACGACGATCTTCGTCTACGACGGCCACCCGGGCGGCGCCGGCTTCGCCGAGCGGGGGTATGGGCGGTTCGAGCCGTGGCTGACCGCCACCCGGGACGCGGTCGTGGCGTGTGAATGCCCCGCGGGCTGCCCGTCCTGCGTCCAGTCACCCAAGTGCGGCAACGGCAACGACCCGCTGGACAAGGCCGCGGCTGTCCGCCTGCTCGACTCCGTCCTGGAGCGGATCCGCTCGGCCTGA
- a CDS encoding anti-sigma factor antagonist: MDLSLTTRQEGDHTVVVVGGEIDVYTAPKLREQLIDLVSAGSYHLVVDMEGVEFLDSTGLGVLVGGLKRVRAHDGSLRLVCTQERILKIFRITGLTKVFPIHASVEEALAATD, from the coding sequence GTGGACCTGTCCCTCACGACCCGCCAGGAAGGCGACCACACGGTCGTCGTCGTGGGCGGCGAGATCGACGTCTACACCGCGCCGAAGCTGCGCGAGCAGCTCATCGACCTGGTCTCCGCCGGCTCCTACCACCTGGTCGTCGACATGGAGGGTGTCGAGTTCCTCGACTCCACCGGCCTCGGCGTCCTGGTCGGGGGCCTGAAGCGGGTCCGCGCGCACGACGGCTCGCTGCGCCTCGTGTGCACGCAGGAGCGAATCCTCAAGATCTTCCGGATCACCGGCCTGACCAAGGTCTTCCCGATCCACGCCTCCGTCGAGGAAGCGCTCGCCGCCACCGACTGA